A window of the Streptomyces sp. NBC_00250 genome harbors these coding sequences:
- the trmB gene encoding tRNA (guanosine(46)-N7)-methyltransferase TrmB has protein sequence MSEQPENSAPPVAASAESVQPVTQRGSQRFAPGEGPLPDPAGSHHERRIRSFQPRRSRVTTGQAEALLKRWPDWGLDIDGKRVLDLGEMFDGLPVVLEIGFGMGEATAQMAAADPGTGILAVDVHTPGQGNLLGLADRNGLTNVRVANGDAIILLREMLDKDALDGCRVYFPDPWPKARHHKRRLIQPEFLSLLATRLRPGGVLHCATDWEPYAEQMLEVLSAHPDFENTRPDGGFAPRPDFRPLTRFEGQGLDKGHVVHDLLFRRK, from the coding sequence GTGTCTGAGCAGCCAGAGAACAGCGCGCCGCCCGTTGCCGCGTCCGCCGAGTCCGTACAGCCCGTCACTCAGCGGGGCAGTCAGAGGTTCGCGCCCGGCGAGGGGCCCCTGCCCGATCCCGCCGGGTCCCATCACGAGCGGCGGATCCGCAGCTTCCAGCCGCGGCGCAGCCGCGTCACCACCGGTCAGGCCGAGGCGCTGCTCAAGCGGTGGCCCGACTGGGGTCTCGACATCGACGGCAAGCGGGTCCTCGACCTCGGCGAGATGTTCGACGGGCTTCCCGTCGTCCTCGAGATCGGCTTCGGCATGGGCGAGGCGACCGCGCAGATGGCCGCCGCCGACCCCGGCACCGGCATCCTCGCCGTGGACGTCCACACCCCCGGCCAGGGCAATCTGCTCGGTCTCGCCGACCGGAACGGGCTGACCAACGTCCGGGTCGCCAACGGCGACGCGATCATCCTGCTCCGCGAGATGCTCGACAAGGACGCCCTCGACGGCTGCCGCGTCTACTTCCCGGACCCCTGGCCCAAGGCCCGCCACCACAAGCGGCGCCTCATCCAGCCCGAGTTCCTCAGCCTCCTCGCGACCCGGCTCAGGCCCGGCGGCGTGCTTCACTGCGCCACCGACTGGGAGCCGTACGCCGAGCAGATGCTGGAGGTGCTCTCCGCGCATCCGGACTTCGAGAACACCCGGCCCGACGGCGGCTTCGCGCCCCGCCCCGACTTCCGTCCCCTCACCCGCTTCGAGGGCCAGGGGCTGGACAAGGGCCACGTCGTGCACGATCTCCTCTTCCGGAGGAAGTGA
- a CDS encoding PrsW family intramembrane metalloprotease has product MSYPAPTAAGTAPVPHRDTEEPAFPAAADRSQWRYRPRRAFWRSRLVRAVTVITVLAICALFILGLVREQTGTEGFLVGLGLAVLPVPLLMAAFRWLDRVEPGPWKNLLFAFAWGAFAAALVAILANSFAVRWIATATADPASADTLGATVVAPVVEESAKAAAVLLLFLFRRKHFGGLVDGVVVAGFTATGFAFTENILYLGNAFGEDQEFGSTGLGSVTAATFFVRVVMSPFAHPLFTVLTGIGFGLAALAPRGRRLRRVLLPLAGLLLAMTLHAAWNGSATFGGPLAFYAVYGALMVPAFGLLTWLAVWSRQRELRTISGELPAYAAAGWISPAEPLALASMRARQLARSFAARTYGPPAARTVGEYESFATTLAFLRDRARRGTAGPDFPVREQELLHHLWQRREVASPALTYAARATGQVWAPPQYLDYDGFNPYRR; this is encoded by the coding sequence GTGTCCTACCCCGCCCCCACCGCAGCCGGCACCGCTCCCGTCCCCCACCGGGACACCGAGGAGCCGGCCTTCCCGGCCGCCGCCGACCGGTCCCAGTGGCGCTACCGGCCCCGCCGGGCCTTCTGGCGCAGCCGGCTGGTCCGGGCCGTCACCGTCATCACCGTGCTCGCGATCTGCGCCCTGTTCATCCTCGGGCTCGTCCGCGAGCAGACCGGCACCGAGGGCTTCCTCGTCGGACTGGGCCTCGCGGTGCTCCCCGTACCGCTGCTGATGGCGGCGTTCCGCTGGCTCGACCGGGTCGAGCCGGGGCCGTGGAAGAACCTGCTGTTCGCGTTCGCCTGGGGCGCCTTCGCCGCCGCGCTCGTCGCGATCCTGGCGAACTCCTTCGCGGTCCGCTGGATCGCGACGGCCACCGCGGATCCGGCCTCGGCGGACACCCTCGGCGCGACGGTCGTCGCGCCCGTGGTGGAGGAGAGCGCGAAGGCCGCCGCGGTCCTGCTGCTCTTCCTCTTCCGCAGGAAGCACTTCGGCGGGCTCGTCGACGGCGTGGTGGTCGCCGGGTTCACCGCGACCGGCTTCGCCTTCACGGAGAACATCCTCTACCTCGGCAACGCCTTCGGCGAGGACCAGGAGTTCGGCTCCACCGGCCTCGGCTCGGTGACCGCCGCGACCTTCTTCGTCCGGGTCGTGATGTCGCCGTTCGCGCATCCGCTCTTCACCGTGCTCACCGGCATCGGCTTCGGCCTCGCCGCCCTCGCACCGCGCGGCAGGCGACTCCGCCGGGTGCTGCTGCCGCTCGCCGGGCTGCTGCTCGCCATGACCCTGCACGCCGCGTGGAACGGCTCGGCCACCTTCGGCGGCCCGCTGGCCTTCTACGCGGTGTACGGAGCGCTGATGGTCCCGGCCTTCGGCCTGCTGACCTGGCTCGCGGTGTGGAGCCGGCAGCGCGAGCTGCGCACGATATCCGGCGAGCTCCCGGCGTACGCGGCGGCCGGCTGGATCTCCCCCGCCGAGCCGCTCGCGCTCGCCTCGATGCGCGCCCGCCAGCTGGCCCGCTCCTTCGCCGCCCGTACGTACGGCCCGCCGGCCGCGCGGACCGTCGGCGAGTACGAGTCGTTCGCGACGACCCTCGCGTTCCTGCGGGACCGGGCCCGGCGCGGCACGGCCGGGCCCGACTTCCCGGTCCGGGAGCAGGAGTTGCTCCACCACCTGTGGCAGCGCCGGGAGGTCGCCTCTCCCGCCCTCACGTACGCGGCACGGGCGACGGGCCAGGTGTGGGCGCCGCCGCAGTACCTGGACTACGACGGCTTCAACCCGTACCGGCGTTAG